In one window of Methanosarcina vacuolata Z-761 DNA:
- a CDS encoding plasmid pRiA4b ORF-3 family protein, translating to MKDTFKKIYQLKLSIKGISPKIWRRIQVPESYTFLDLHKAIQTAMNWEDYHLHEFEMQNPKTGELDKIGKTDDECETVCEPLVPENKVKLSKYFSSENKVALYTYDFEDNWKIKVRLEEILPKKQGAKYPVCTAGKRAAAPEDIGGIWGYEEMLDILKDPEHEEYEHTMAWLGKGFDPERFNPKDVAF from the coding sequence ATGAAAGACACGTTTAAAAAGATATACCAATTAAAGCTTTCAATAAAAGGGATTAGCCCTAAGATCTGGCGGCGAATCCAGGTACCGGAATCTTATACTTTTCTGGATCTTCATAAAGCTATCCAGACTGCAATGAACTGGGAAGATTACCATTTGCATGAATTCGAAATGCAAAACCCAAAAACCGGGGAGCTTGACAAAATAGGGAAAACAGATGACGAGTGTGAAACTGTCTGTGAACCCCTGGTGCCGGAGAATAAGGTCAAGCTTTCCAAATACTTTTCTTCGGAAAATAAGGTTGCTCTGTACACCTATGATTTCGAGGACAACTGGAAGATAAAAGTCCGGCTTGAGGAAATCCTTCCAAAAAAACAAGGGGCGAAGTATCCAGTCTGCACTGCAGGAAAAAGAGCAGCTGCCCCTGAGGATATCGGAGGAATATGGGGTTATGAAGAGATGCTCGATATCTTGAAAGACCCTGAACATGAGGAATACGAACATACAATGGCCTGGTTAGGGAAAGGGTTTGATCCCGAGCGCTTTAACCCAAAAGACGTTGCTTTCTGA
- a CDS encoding ABC transporter substrate-binding protein, which produces MIGLIAIIIVAAIAFIPGNETDNPASGVSDEAVSGGSNELASGDSNVSTSQGSDELVAAIGTHGGEPETGFNPITGWGYSREPLVQSTLFEKDSNGSLINDLATNYSVSDDGFTWTVDVRNDVKFHDGVPLTARDVAFTFNTAANSSGVDLSVLKNAVALDNYTVEFTLNDPQTTFIHKLAAVGIVPEHAYNETYGEHPIGSGPYRFVEWDKGQQAIFEANPDYYGQKPYFKKLTLLFMQSDTAFAAAKSGQVDVAEIPSSYANQKVDGMKIVSLSSIDARGITFPMQPDTGKKTENGYSIGNNVTSDPAIRKALNIGINRQTLIDGALNGQGEEEFTGVDKLPWGNKEAIFEDGKVDEAKKILADAGWEDTDSDGILEKNGTKAEFTLLYYSGAQERQALSVALSEEAKKLGINIKVEGKSWDEIDTLAHSTPVIFGFGTLDPTDLYLKYYSKSYDPANYNNIILYNNSVVDNYLRTAITSTDEDTANKNWQLAAWDGTTGFSEKGDATWLWIATINYMYIMDKDIDFGTPKIQPHGADIFGNILEWKRTEN; this is translated from the coding sequence TTGATAGGTTTAATAGCCATAATTATTGTAGCGGCTATTGCTTTCATTCCGGGAAATGAGACCGACAATCCGGCTTCAGGGGTATCGGATGAAGCAGTATCCGGAGGTTCGAATGAGTTAGCTTCCGGAGATTCGAATGTATCAACTTCCCAGGGCTCGGACGAGCTGGTGGCAGCCATAGGGACACATGGCGGAGAACCGGAAACAGGTTTTAACCCGATTACAGGATGGGGTTATAGTCGTGAGCCGCTGGTTCAAAGTACTCTTTTTGAAAAGGACAGTAATGGATCTCTGATCAATGATTTAGCTACAAACTACTCTGTCAGTGACGATGGGTTTACCTGGACTGTTGATGTAAGGAATGACGTTAAATTCCATGATGGAGTGCCCTTAACGGCAAGGGACGTAGCATTCACATTTAACACTGCGGCAAATTCGAGTGGAGTCGATCTCTCAGTTTTGAAAAATGCTGTAGCCCTCGATAACTACACGGTTGAATTCACATTAAACGACCCGCAGACGACTTTCATTCACAAGCTTGCAGCTGTCGGGATTGTGCCTGAACATGCTTACAATGAGACTTACGGAGAACATCCAATCGGGTCTGGCCCATACCGATTCGTAGAATGGGATAAAGGCCAGCAGGCAATCTTTGAAGCAAACCCGGATTATTATGGCCAGAAACCGTACTTTAAAAAATTAACTTTACTCTTCATGCAGTCCGACACAGCTTTCGCAGCAGCTAAATCAGGACAGGTCGACGTAGCTGAAATTCCATCCTCATACGCTAATCAAAAAGTAGATGGAATGAAAATAGTGTCTCTTAGTTCCATTGATGCTCGTGGTATAACTTTCCCGATGCAACCCGACACAGGAAAGAAAACGGAAAATGGCTATTCAATCGGAAATAATGTAACCTCCGATCCTGCGATAAGAAAAGCCCTGAATATCGGAATAAACAGACAGACCTTAATCGATGGTGCATTAAACGGGCAGGGTGAAGAGGAATTTACTGGAGTGGACAAACTGCCCTGGGGCAATAAGGAAGCTATATTCGAAGACGGAAAAGTAGACGAAGCAAAGAAAATATTAGCAGACGCCGGCTGGGAAGATACCGACAGTGATGGTATCCTTGAAAAGAATGGGACGAAAGCAGAATTTACATTATTATATTACTCAGGCGCCCAGGAAAGGCAAGCATTATCCGTTGCATTGAGCGAGGAAGCTAAAAAACTGGGAATAAACATTAAAGTCGAGGGTAAGAGCTGGGATGAGATTGACACTCTGGCGCATTCAACTCCGGTAATTTTCGGTTTCGGCACACTGGACCCGACTGACTTATACCTGAAATACTACAGCAAAAGCTATGACCCTGCAAACTACAACAATATAATACTGTACAACAATTCGGTCGTGGATAACTATCTAAGGACAGCCATAACCAGCACTGATGAGGATACTGCCAATAAAAACTGGCAACTGGCTGCCTGGGATGGAACAACAGGATTTTCAGAAAAAGGAGACGCTACCTGGCTCTGGATTGCAACTATCAATTACATGTACATTATGGACAAGGATATAGATTTCGGAACTCCCAAAATTCAGCCTCATGGTGCCGATATCTTCGGCAATATCCTGGAGTGGAAACGTACAGAAAATTAA
- a CDS encoding YecA family protein, whose protein sequence is MSKKIGRNDLCPCGSGKKYKHCCLGRSKVVTGNQTPTKQTPIKQTPIIQASPKSEKSDISMLAIMRFEQKLQEKPEGLEQISKQFEEYSDLKDISFKDFILESWNFNKLKKMGTSEIIEKLKSMNVDFEIERFKEQAQNYISAIQLAEDHYYTQNFQAQGKDEDFIWLAIIELWKRIIPEKYNMEMIDDLIQDGYDDIENQNYKDGMEKWEKAWNIIVNIVPSHIKSVTDADKFIPVLTQCIFNWCQDFEMELANAALEDASFHQKRIKYCQDFRRVFPYSDKSIIKNMLKAEAESRAELGILKQ, encoded by the coding sequence ATGTCAAAGAAAATTGGTAGAAATGATCTGTGTCCGTGTGGTTCAGGAAAAAAATATAAACATTGTTGTTTAGGTCGTAGCAAAGTAGTTACTGGAAATCAAACTCCTACAAAACAAACTCCTATAAAACAAACTCCTATAATTCAAGCCTCTCCAAAATCCGAAAAATCAGACATTAGTATGCTGGCCATTATGAGATTTGAACAGAAGTTACAGGAAAAGCCCGAAGGATTGGAACAAATTAGCAAACAATTTGAAGAATACTCTGATCTCAAGGACATAAGCTTCAAAGATTTCATTCTAGAAAGCTGGAATTTTAATAAATTAAAAAAGATGGGCACTTCGGAAATAATTGAAAAATTGAAATCAATGAATGTCGATTTTGAAATAGAACGTTTCAAAGAACAGGCTCAAAATTATATCTCTGCAATCCAGTTGGCAGAAGACCATTATTACACACAGAACTTTCAGGCACAAGGCAAGGATGAAGATTTCATCTGGCTAGCAATAATAGAATTATGGAAACGGATAATCCCAGAAAAATACAATATGGAAATGATTGATGATCTTATTCAAGATGGCTATGACGACATTGAAAACCAGAATTACAAAGATGGAATGGAAAAGTGGGAAAAAGCGTGGAATATAATAGTAAATATTGTTCCTTCTCATATAAAATCTGTTACCGATGCTGATAAATTCATTCCCGTTCTAACACAATGTATTTTTAATTGGTGTCAGGATTTTGAAATGGAGTTAGCGAACGCAGCATTGGAAGATGCCTCTTTCCATCAGAAAAGAATAAAATACTGCCAGGATTTCCGCCGGGTTTTCCCTTATTCTGATAAATCAATAATAAAAAATATGCTCAAAGCAGAAGCCGAATCACGTGCTGAGCTTGGGATACTAAAACAGTAA